A region from the Flavobacteriales bacterium genome encodes:
- a CDS encoding DNA polymerase III subunit alpha, which yields MYLNCHSWFSFKYGVMKPEALLEEAARNGVRTLALTDIHCTAGIPDLVRDAEKRFGVRPVAGIEFRRGPKLLYVGIARNNAGFQRLNELLSQHLLHDEAIPERAPELDEVFFIYPFTHAPQQLRPDERVGIKPSDLTRLPFSPWARRPNDLVALFPVTFRHKRDFNAHRLLRTVAKNTVVSMLPQDELAQADEVFRNEEEVRHIYRDFPQLITNAEGLLKQCTIAFDNSDKTRKAFSATEAEDREALHRDTLEGLRYRYPDAKPAVLDRMRYELKVIEEMGFISYFRINQDIVNYARSRGFFHVGRGSGANSLVAYCLRITDVDPMELDLYFERFINPARKKPPDFDIDFSWKDRDEIFKYVFGKYNGPFGSAQGANARGIHAAQIATYTTFQWRGAIRELGKAVGLPPGEIDALSEGDSSYYRDQRRVPDGAKRELDRVAQAVIKYGQHLIGMPHHLGIHAGGIVITEKPVTHFTALHRPPKGFPVTQFSMLEAEDLGLHKFDLLSQRGLGHIREAVEILEKKGSPIDIHDIPRFKQDPAIKELIRTGNTIGCFYVESPAMRMLLKKLKVDDYLGLVAASSIIRPGVAESGMMREYLLRHHDPERRKQAPKRLLEIMPETYGVMVYQEDVIKVVMQYGGLDVSDADQVRRGMNIRYRDRPEFKVVEQKFFANCKVSGYPEGEPEEIWRQIQSFASFSFAKGHSASYAVESYQSLYLKAHHPLEFLVGVANNFGGFYHTEFYLHEAKRAGAVIEAPCVNTSEELCSLHKVVSDERRVARLPTQPPLATRRSSPITSCIFLGLSNIKSLESETVQLILHERRRHGPYADLQDLLKRVPLAVEQARILARVGALRFTGRSKPHLLWDIALLHRPAMVSSTGDLFITKVEEPRLPELLHYPLADAYDELELLGFPLCDPFTLVGSGEREMVNSERKRRSPPVPFTNSHPPFTSSPPFILKRDMHQHIGKRVTMLGYLIHVKSTDTHYGQRMTFGSFIDPAGDFWDSTQFPQVATRFPFRGRGVYRFTGVVEEEFGHAALRTERFEKLPWKPDPRYGEK from the coding sequence ATGTACCTCAATTGCCATAGCTGGTTCAGCTTCAAGTACGGGGTGATGAAGCCCGAGGCGCTGCTGGAAGAGGCCGCCCGGAACGGCGTGCGCACCCTGGCGCTCACCGATATCCATTGCACGGCAGGTATTCCCGATCTCGTCCGTGACGCGGAGAAACGTTTCGGTGTGCGACCTGTCGCGGGCATCGAATTCCGGCGGGGGCCGAAGCTGCTCTATGTGGGCATCGCCAGGAACAACGCAGGCTTCCAGCGGCTGAACGAACTGCTCAGCCAGCATCTGCTCCACGATGAAGCGATACCCGAACGAGCACCCGAGTTGGACGAGGTGTTCTTCATCTATCCTTTCACCCACGCACCACAACAACTCCGCCCGGACGAGCGCGTCGGCATCAAACCGTCCGACCTCACCCGATTGCCCTTCAGCCCATGGGCGCGCAGGCCGAACGACCTGGTGGCCCTGTTCCCGGTGACCTTCCGCCACAAGCGCGACTTCAATGCCCATCGCTTGTTGCGCACCGTGGCAAAGAACACTGTCGTGAGCATGTTGCCGCAAGATGAGCTGGCACAAGCCGATGAGGTCTTCCGGAACGAAGAGGAAGTGCGGCACATCTACCGTGACTTTCCGCAACTCATCACGAACGCTGAAGGATTGCTGAAGCAGTGCACCATCGCCTTCGACAACTCGGACAAGACGCGCAAGGCCTTCAGCGCGACCGAGGCCGAGGACCGCGAGGCCTTGCACCGCGACACGTTGGAGGGCCTGCGGTACCGCTACCCGGACGCTAAACCGGCAGTGCTCGATCGCATGCGTTACGAATTGAAGGTGATCGAGGAGATGGGCTTCATCAGCTACTTCCGTATCAACCAGGACATCGTCAACTACGCGCGGAGTCGGGGCTTCTTCCATGTGGGGCGCGGCAGCGGGGCGAACAGCCTGGTGGCCTATTGTCTCCGCATCACTGATGTGGACCCGATGGAGCTCGACCTCTATTTCGAACGCTTCATCAATCCAGCGCGCAAGAAGCCCCCCGACTTCGATATCGACTTCAGTTGGAAGGACCGGGACGAGATCTTCAAGTACGTCTTCGGCAAGTACAATGGCCCCTTCGGCTCCGCTCAGGGCGCCAATGCAAGAGGCATCCACGCCGCGCAGATCGCCACCTACACCACTTTCCAGTGGCGCGGCGCCATACGCGAACTGGGCAAGGCCGTCGGACTGCCACCGGGCGAGATCGATGCGTTGAGCGAGGGCGACAGCAGCTACTACCGCGATCAACGGCGTGTGCCCGATGGCGCGAAAAGAGAACTCGACAGGGTCGCCCAAGCCGTGATCAAGTACGGACAGCATCTCATCGGTATGCCGCATCATCTGGGGATCCATGCAGGCGGCATCGTCATCACCGAGAAACCCGTGACCCACTTCACTGCGCTGCACCGGCCACCGAAGGGATTCCCGGTCACACAGTTCAGCATGCTGGAGGCCGAGGACCTCGGCCTGCACAAGTTCGATCTGCTCAGCCAGCGCGGGTTGGGGCACATCCGCGAGGCGGTGGAGATCCTGGAGAAGAAAGGCAGCCCGATCGACATCCATGATATTCCTCGCTTCAAGCAGGATCCAGCGATCAAGGAGCTCATCAGGACGGGCAACACCATCGGCTGCTTCTATGTGGAGAGCCCGGCCATGCGCATGCTGCTGAAGAAGCTCAAGGTGGACGATTACCTTGGACTGGTCGCGGCCAGCAGCATTATACGGCCCGGCGTGGCCGAGAGCGGTATGATGCGCGAGTACCTGCTGCGGCACCACGATCCCGAGCGCCGCAAGCAGGCTCCGAAGCGCTTGCTGGAGATCATGCCCGAGACCTATGGCGTGATGGTGTACCAGGAGGACGTGATCAAGGTGGTGATGCAGTACGGCGGGCTGGACGTATCGGACGCCGACCAAGTGCGCCGTGGCATGAACATCCGCTACCGCGACCGGCCGGAGTTCAAGGTGGTGGAGCAGAAGTTCTTCGCCAATTGCAAGGTCAGCGGGTATCCGGAAGGTGAGCCCGAGGAGATCTGGCGGCAGATCCAAAGCTTCGCCAGCTTCAGCTTCGCGAAGGGCCACAGCGCCAGCTATGCGGTGGAGAGCTACCAGAGCCTCTATCTGAAGGCGCACCATCCGCTCGAGTTCCTCGTGGGCGTGGCCAACAACTTCGGAGGCTTCTACCACACCGAGTTCTACCTGCACGAGGCGAAGCGCGCCGGGGCCGTGATCGAGGCGCCGTGCGTCAATACCAGCGAAGAGCTTTGTTCACTTCACAAAGTGGTGAGTGATGAGCGGCGCGTGGCGCGTCTGCCCACGCAGCCGCCACTCGCCACTCGCCGCTCATCACCTATCACCTCCTGCATCTTCCTAGGCCTCTCCAATATCAAAAGTCTCGAGAGCGAGACCGTGCAGCTGATCCTGCACGAACGCCGCCGCCACGGCCCCTATGCCGATCTACAGGATCTCTTGAAACGCGTTCCGCTCGCGGTGGAACAGGCGCGCATCCTCGCACGCGTGGGCGCCTTGCGCTTCACCGGGCGCAGCAAGCCGCACCTGCTGTGGGACATTGCGCTCCTGCACCGCCCCGCCATGGTGAGCAGTACTGGCGACCTCTTCATCACGAAAGTGGAAGAGCCTCGATTGCCCGAGCTGCTGCACTACCCCTTGGCCGATGCCTACGACGAGCTGGAGCTGCTGGGCTTCCCCCTCTGCGATCCGTTCACGCTGGTGGGGTCCGGTGAACGGGAGATGGTGAACAGCGAACGGAAGAGGCGCTCGCCGCCAGTCCCGTTCACCAACTCCCATCCACCATTCACTTCTTCACCCCCTTTCATCCTCAAGCGCGACATGCACCAGCACATCGGCAAGCGCGTGACGATGCTCGGCTATCTGATCCACGTAAAGAGCACCGACACGCACTACGGCCAGCGCATGACCTTCGGCTCCTTCATCGATCCGGCCGGCGATTTCTGGGACAGCACGCAGTTCCCGCAGGTGGCCACTCGCTTTCCGTTCCGCGGGCGCGGCGTGTACCGGTTCACCGGAGTGGTGGAGGAGGAGTTCGGCCACGCGGCACTTCGCACGGAACGGTTCGAGAAGCTGCCGTGGAAGCCGGATCCGCGGTATGGGGAGAAGTGA
- the thiL gene encoding thiamine-phosphate kinase, protein MSENTSRTELNVMGEFGLIERIASRVHLQHASSVKGIGDDAAVIDPQGLHQVVTTDMLVEGVHFDLGYVPLKHLGYKAVVVNVSDVYAMNAEPRQVTVSLALSNRFPVEAVDELYEGLLLACKNYGVDLVGGDTCSSPSGLVISVTAIGTARKEDVVYRSGAKDNELLLVSGDLGGAYMGLQVLEREKAVFKETGAQPDLAGHDYILERQLKPEARRDVVELLKKLDVRPTSIIDVSDGLASEAIHLARSSGLGVRVYDEKLPIDPSTYQTARDFNLDPTTCALNGGEDYELLFTIPQTDYEKVKGNPSVTVIGHMTDKANGYRLVDKQGGEHELTAQGWDAFLKKA, encoded by the coding sequence ATGTCAGAAAACACTTCCCGTACCGAGCTCAACGTGATGGGCGAATTCGGCCTCATCGAACGCATCGCCTCGCGCGTCCATCTTCAGCACGCCTCGTCCGTCAAGGGGATCGGGGACGATGCCGCCGTGATCGACCCGCAGGGCCTGCACCAGGTCGTCACCACCGATATGCTGGTGGAGGGGGTCCACTTCGATCTTGGCTACGTGCCGCTGAAACACCTGGGCTACAAGGCCGTGGTGGTGAACGTGAGCGATGTGTATGCAATGAACGCGGAACCGCGGCAAGTCACAGTATCGCTGGCGCTCAGCAACCGGTTCCCGGTAGAGGCGGTGGATGAACTGTACGAGGGCCTCCTGCTCGCCTGCAAGAACTATGGCGTTGACCTTGTTGGGGGCGATACGTGCAGCAGCCCCAGCGGACTGGTGATCAGTGTAACGGCCATCGGCACTGCGCGGAAGGAGGATGTGGTGTACCGCAGCGGGGCGAAGGACAACGAACTGTTGTTGGTGAGCGGTGACTTGGGCGGTGCCTACATGGGCTTGCAAGTGCTTGAGCGCGAGAAGGCGGTGTTCAAAGAGACCGGGGCTCAGCCCGACCTGGCGGGCCACGACTACATCCTGGAGCGGCAACTGAAGCCCGAGGCACGACGCGATGTCGTGGAACTACTGAAAAAGCTGGACGTACGTCCCACGAGCATAATCGATGTGAGCGATGGCCTGGCCAGTGAAGCGATCCACTTGGCCCGAAGTTCGGGCCTCGGGGTGCGTGTCTACGACGAGAAGCTGCCCATCGATCCATCCACCTATCAGACCGCGCGCGACTTCAACCTTGACCCGACCACGTGCGCGTTGAACGGGGGTGAGGACTATGAACTGCTCTTCACCATCCCCCAGACCGACTACGAAAAGGTGAAAGGCAACCCCAGCGTCACCGTTATCGGCCATATGACCGACAAGGCCAATGGTTACCGCCTCGTGGACAAACAAGGAGGGGAGCATGAACTCACCGCACAGGGGTGGGATGCCTTCCTGAAGAAAGCCTAG
- a CDS encoding histidine kinase, with the protein MRGSLAVWAMVCGLGAFAQQYGFEQWTPEDGLAQSQVRRMALDREGRLWIATLGGVSVFDGSEFTNHGVQEGLPDPQVGALLADPDGGMWLGCGSSLLHINGRRITRNDLPASMEGARIEALLRTDDGRFLLATDGAGVVERRGTAFAPLDGWPQDTARSIRAMLQLTDGSLLVGMRDGLLRWRNGGCDRITLDERDLSISTMTMDAERAVWIGTYGDGIFRWDANGSMKMFDDEDGLLQNNVRWVMADGAGRIWASSKLGLNRIEQIAPDSFRVRSFMMHQGMPNDNVYCSLEDDHGQLWIGTDGGGLLRFAGDRFVTITTKEGLCSDLVMTMGRDASGAEWIGTYGNGICRLDGMAMITTLEGLPNNTVWCNLLDSRGRHWWGTSDGLCLLEKGAVRLPTEDILLTDNRVLALMEDRNGNIWCGTRDGVSVIDPTGDVVHHRAGGNGPGRSVRSLVEDAAGNVWLGSENGLYRVRHGRFERFTSENGLPDNTVMTLAIDGAQRLWIGTANGVAIRSDSGTVAIRFGDDPGSNYVDMLHIDANGTGWAGTNNGIYRFRPKLLPSQMGSIERINARDGLLGTECNLNAYYLDTLGRTWIGTASGLVMHDPRRRSNPPYTKLPFCTIGGVRSFLQASDWKGQCDSLDNTSGLPMGLRLDHRKHYLTFDYGSVALHEPEAVLYRYMLAGYDADWLPETEARFASYSNLPHGEYTFKVASRYDQGAWSPEATFAFVILPPFWLTWWFIGGCVLALAAVLYGIMRWRALQRARSEKTKQLMLRSRMLQLEQQALNANMNRHFVFNALNSIQYYINRQDRTAANRYLTSFAKLIRKNLDASQSDTVSLAEELERLELYLTLEHMRFKDKFRYTLHIDDEVDLHDIHLPAMMLQPYVENSIWHGILPMDRQGEVIIKVANSAANTVVVSVEDDGIGVQESLKGKTNGAEDHISKGIEITKGRADVLRSLHLSDIRIEGPEQVHGPGGLVSGTRVRIELPLGNGGKKVANGLKSAGTGAYI; encoded by the coding sequence ATGCGCGGATCGTTGGCGGTGTGGGCGATGGTGTGCGGGCTCGGTGCTTTCGCGCAGCAATACGGTTTCGAGCAATGGACGCCCGAGGACGGGCTGGCGCAGAGCCAGGTGCGGCGCATGGCCTTGGACCGTGAAGGCCGTTTGTGGATCGCAACGCTCGGTGGTGTCAGCGTCTTCGATGGAAGCGAATTCACCAATCATGGTGTTCAAGAGGGATTGCCCGACCCGCAAGTGGGCGCTCTGCTCGCAGATCCGGATGGCGGCATGTGGCTGGGATGCGGCTCGTCGCTCCTCCACATCAATGGCCGACGCATCACGCGCAACGACCTGCCCGCAAGCATGGAGGGCGCGCGGATCGAGGCGCTGCTTCGGACCGATGATGGACGATTCCTGCTGGCCACCGATGGCGCTGGTGTGGTCGAACGCAGGGGTACCGCCTTCGCACCACTGGACGGCTGGCCTCAGGATACGGCCCGGTCCATCAGGGCGATGCTGCAACTGACCGATGGTTCGCTACTGGTTGGCATGCGCGATGGCCTACTGCGCTGGCGCAACGGGGGTTGCGATCGCATTACGCTGGATGAACGCGACCTCAGCATCAGCACCATGACCATGGATGCCGAGCGCGCCGTTTGGATCGGCACCTACGGCGACGGGATCTTCCGCTGGGACGCCAACGGCTCCATGAAGATGTTCGATGATGAAGACGGTCTCTTGCAGAACAATGTCAGGTGGGTGATGGCTGATGGCGCCGGAAGGATCTGGGCCAGTTCAAAGCTGGGGCTGAACCGCATTGAGCAAATAGCACCTGACAGCTTCCGCGTGCGCTCCTTCATGATGCACCAAGGCATGCCGAACGACAATGTGTACTGCTCCTTGGAGGACGACCACGGCCAGTTGTGGATCGGCACGGATGGAGGCGGTTTGTTGCGGTTCGCCGGTGACCGTTTCGTTACCATCACCACCAAAGAAGGACTGTGCAGCGACCTGGTGATGACCATGGGCCGCGATGCCAGTGGGGCTGAATGGATCGGCACGTACGGCAATGGCATCTGCAGGCTGGATGGCATGGCTATGATCACCACGCTTGAGGGCTTGCCGAACAACACCGTATGGTGCAACCTGCTGGACAGCCGCGGTCGGCACTGGTGGGGCACCAGCGATGGCCTTTGCCTGTTGGAGAAAGGCGCGGTCCGCTTGCCCACAGAGGATATCCTGCTCACCGACAACCGTGTGCTGGCCCTCATGGAAGACCGCAACGGCAACATCTGGTGCGGCACGCGCGACGGCGTCTCCGTCATCGATCCGACGGGTGATGTCGTGCACCACCGGGCGGGAGGCAACGGGCCCGGCCGATCGGTGCGCAGCTTGGTGGAAGACGCCGCAGGTAATGTGTGGCTCGGGAGCGAGAACGGGCTCTACCGCGTGCGGCACGGCCGATTCGAGCGGTTCACATCGGAGAACGGATTACCGGACAACACCGTGATGACGCTGGCTATTGATGGAGCGCAACGCTTGTGGATCGGCACGGCCAACGGTGTGGCCATACGCAGCGACAGCGGCACGGTGGCCATACGCTTCGGGGATGATCCCGGCAGCAACTATGTGGACATGCTGCACATTGATGCGAACGGCACGGGATGGGCCGGCACCAACAACGGCATCTACCGCTTCCGCCCGAAACTCCTGCCCTCGCAGATGGGCAGCATCGAACGCATCAATGCCCGCGACGGGCTGCTGGGCACGGAGTGCAACCTGAACGCTTATTACCTCGACACGTTGGGCCGCACATGGATCGGCACAGCCAGCGGACTGGTGATGCACGACCCGCGGCGGCGGAGCAACCCGCCGTACACAAAGCTACCGTTCTGCACCATCGGTGGGGTGCGTTCGTTCCTGCAAGCAAGCGATTGGAAGGGCCAGTGCGACAGCTTGGACAACACCTCCGGGCTGCCAATGGGGTTGCGCCTCGATCATCGCAAACACTACCTCACCTTTGATTACGGCAGTGTTGCGCTGCACGAGCCCGAAGCCGTGCTCTACCGGTACATGTTGGCCGGTTACGATGCCGACTGGCTGCCGGAAACGGAAGCCCGCTTCGCCAGCTATAGTAACCTGCCCCACGGTGAATACACCTTCAAAGTGGCCTCCCGCTATGACCAAGGTGCGTGGAGCCCCGAAGCCACCTTCGCGTTCGTCATCCTGCCGCCGTTCTGGCTCACGTGGTGGTTCATCGGTGGTTGCGTGCTGGCCCTCGCCGCAGTTCTTTACGGCATCATGCGCTGGCGAGCTCTCCAACGTGCACGCAGCGAGAAAACAAAACAACTGATGTTGCGCAGCCGCATGCTGCAGCTGGAACAACAAGCGCTCAATGCGAACATGAACCGCCACTTCGTGTTCAACGCCCTCAACAGCATCCAGTATTACATAAACCGCCAGGACCGCACCGCGGCCAACCGCTACCTCACCAGTTTCGCCAAGCTCATCCGCAAGAACCTCGATGCCAGCCAAAGCGACACAGTAAGCCTCGCTGAAGAGCTCGAACGCTTGGAGCTCTACCTGACGTTGGAGCACATGCGCTTCAAGGACAAGTTCCGTTATACCCTGCACATCGACGACGAAGTGGACCTGCATGACATCCACCTGCCCGCCATGATGCTGCAACCCTACGTTGAGAACAGCATCTGGCACGGCATACTGCCCATGGACCGGCAGGGGGAGGTCATCATAAAGGTGGCCAACAGCGCTGCAAACACCGTTGTGGTGAGCGTGGAAGATGATGGTATCGGGGTCCAGGAAAGCCTCAAGGGCAAAACCAACGGGGCTGAAGACCACATCAGTAAGGGCATCGAGATCACAAAGGGCAGGGCGGACGTGCTCCGCAGCTTGCATCTTAGCGACATCCGTATTGAAGGGCCTGAGCAGGTGCATGGACCGGGGGGACTGGTCTCGGGAACCCGCGTACGCATCGAACTTCCTTTAGGGAACGGTGGCAAAAAAGTGGCCAACGGGTTGAAATCGGCCGGGACCGGAGCTTACATTTGA
- a CDS encoding response regulator transcription factor, translating into MLRAMIVDDEPDARENLRLMLEEHCPDVEVVGQAGTAPEARKLIEAVQPAALFLDIKMPGEDGFSLLRSVADRELPVVFTTAYDQYALQAFKENALDYLEKPIDPEELQRAVSKMKRVLGDPSGQPQTTSAIAALMNDPGSPLSTRIAVPGRDGLSMVKHDDILYLEASDSYTTVHQKDGKRLISSKHIRMFETNLDPKKFFRVHKSFIINLEHLKGFSRTEGNMALLSSGTLIPVSRRRLPDFLALINTF; encoded by the coding sequence ATGCTGCGCGCGATGATCGTTGATGATGAACCGGATGCACGGGAGAACCTGCGTCTCATGCTCGAAGAACACTGCCCCGATGTGGAAGTCGTGGGGCAAGCGGGTACTGCGCCTGAAGCCCGTAAGTTGATCGAGGCCGTTCAACCTGCGGCGCTGTTCCTTGACATCAAGATGCCCGGCGAGGACGGTTTCTCGCTGCTGCGCTCCGTGGCCGATCGCGAATTGCCGGTGGTGTTCACCACTGCATATGACCAGTACGCGTTGCAGGCCTTCAAAGAGAACGCGCTTGATTACCTGGAAAAACCGATCGACCCTGAAGAGCTGCAACGGGCAGTGAGCAAGATGAAGCGCGTGCTCGGCGACCCCTCCGGCCAACCGCAGACCACCAGTGCGATCGCGGCGTTGATGAACGACCCAGGGTCGCCCCTCAGCACGCGCATTGCCGTACCCGGCCGTGATGGCCTGAGCATGGTGAAGCACGATGACATCCTCTATTTGGAGGCCAGCGACAGCTATACCACCGTGCACCAGAAGGACGGCAAGCGCCTCATCAGCAGCAAGCATATCCGCATGTTCGAGACCAACCTCGACCCGAAGAAGTTCTTCCGCGTTCACAAGAGCTTCATCATCAACCTGGAGCATCTGAAAGGCTTCAGCCGCACGGAAGGCAACATGGCGTTGCTCAGCTCCGGAACGCTCATCCCCGTTAGTCGTAGACGCCTTCCCGATTTCCTGGCGCTCATCAATACGTTCTGA